A genomic segment from Novipirellula artificiosorum encodes:
- a CDS encoding sigma-70 family RNA polymerase sigma factor, translating to MEQNDTASHERFLTLFTANEPAIRAFVRRLVPTRQDAADVMQGVALVLWRKFPTMEASDQFRKWAFGVARYETLAWLRDKARDRLVLADDVLDTVAHESAQIENCLSAQREALEGCLERLPDEQRTLVLAAYEPDVRIQDVAEQSGRTVPAFYQWLHRMRVRLLECTRRTLQAEGVQ from the coding sequence ATGGAACAAAACGACACTGCCTCTCACGAACGCTTTCTTACTCTGTTCACGGCGAATGAGCCGGCGATTCGGGCATTCGTGCGCCGATTGGTGCCGACTCGGCAAGACGCGGCGGACGTGATGCAGGGCGTTGCGCTCGTGCTCTGGCGCAAGTTCCCGACAATGGAAGCATCCGACCAGTTTCGCAAGTGGGCATTTGGCGTCGCGCGTTACGAAACGCTCGCTTGGCTGCGTGACAAGGCACGGGATCGGCTTGTGCTGGCGGACGACGTGCTCGATACCGTGGCGCACGAATCGGCTCAGATCGAGAATTGCTTGTCAGCTCAACGCGAGGCTTTGGAGGGCTGCCTTGAAAGGCTCCCCGACGAGCAGCGAACCTTGGTGTTGGCAGCCTACGAACCTGACGTCCGCATTCAGGATGTTGCCGAGCAGAGCGGCCGAACCGTGCCGGCGTTTTACCAATGGTTGCATCGGATGCGTGTGCGACTGCTCGAATGTACGCGTCGCACACTTCAGGCGGAGGGAGTGCAGTGA
- a CDS encoding LamG-like jellyroll fold domain-containing protein, translated as MSDLTDLRPLFADYARGGISAEQLVTLEAALRADADLRRDFIEYINVDSALSDLAALSESEVAEIEVAKHRDESTIRVSRHSASFTWAAAKAWRAHRVAAIAGSVAATLLFATILWVANPFLDNDVQVAMILTRVDAALAYAGQRYDGAELAVGEYRLDRGLLHLRFHGGVTVYIEAPARFDAVSGNRLLLRSGRLSANVPPEGVGFTVDTPDAEVIDFGTEFSIDVESSASEVHVFKGLVRVQPKSLKDGQAGQAVSLQSSQAVKIDNASKETVGIQLATDRFIRSFDEPKRTYPRAVKQLSPIAYYRMPIRDKGLVADPPQYSGVVLTGDGVRPPHACGVDAGGSLRVRAESTGRGGRVDSPPPLGTGQFTLAVFVYLESKTPDGTVATNIRGAEGNFELALDDKCRLQGTIRDRSGQLRSVTSAAFLPLRAWRLIVMKADGDHLRVYVDGQLVASVPCATVATSATETVWFGTDAEGAGLWDGRIDELAMFDQALSDSEIAGLYQAALAQMAKPK; from the coding sequence GTGAGCGATTTGACCGACCTGCGGCCGCTGTTCGCCGATTATGCCCGCGGTGGAATTTCCGCCGAGCAGCTTGTGACGCTGGAAGCCGCGCTCCGCGCGGACGCCGATTTGCGCCGTGATTTCATCGAGTACATAAACGTCGATTCGGCCTTGAGCGATCTGGCGGCGCTGTCTGAGTCCGAGGTAGCGGAGATTGAAGTAGCAAAGCACAGAGACGAATCGACAATACGCGTTTCCAGACACTCCGCTTCGTTTACGTGGGCAGCTGCCAAGGCATGGCGAGCGCATCGCGTCGCAGCCATTGCCGGATCGGTCGCGGCGACGCTACTGTTTGCCACGATCCTGTGGGTAGCCAACCCATTTTTGGATAACGACGTACAAGTGGCGATGATTCTCACAAGAGTCGATGCGGCCTTGGCGTATGCCGGCCAGCGGTACGACGGCGCTGAATTGGCGGTCGGAGAGTATCGACTTGACCGGGGGCTACTGCACCTGCGTTTCCATGGCGGGGTGACAGTCTATATTGAGGCGCCTGCCCGATTTGACGCGGTAAGCGGCAACCGCCTACTGCTACGTAGCGGTCGGCTGTCTGCCAACGTTCCGCCTGAGGGCGTCGGTTTTACCGTAGACACGCCGGATGCGGAAGTTATTGACTTCGGCACGGAATTCTCCATCGATGTTGAATCCAGCGCGAGCGAGGTGCATGTATTTAAAGGGCTGGTTCGCGTGCAACCGAAATCGCTCAAAGACGGCCAGGCGGGGCAGGCTGTTAGTCTGCAATCGTCTCAGGCGGTGAAAATCGACAACGCAAGCAAAGAAACAGTGGGAATCCAGTTGGCGACGGATCGGTTCATCCGCAGCTTCGACGAGCCGAAACGTACCTACCCTCGTGCTGTAAAGCAGCTATCCCCTATCGCCTATTACCGGATGCCGATCCGGGACAAAGGTTTGGTCGCTGATCCGCCTCAATACTCAGGCGTCGTCTTAACAGGCGATGGGGTTCGTCCTCCTCACGCGTGTGGAGTGGATGCCGGTGGTTCGTTGCGTGTGAGGGCTGAATCGACAGGACGAGGTGGACGAGTCGATTCTCCACCGCCTCTGGGTACGGGACAATTCACTCTCGCCGTTTTCGTATATCTTGAATCGAAAACTCCCGATGGTACGGTGGCAACGAACATTCGCGGCGCTGAAGGGAATTTCGAGTTGGCGCTCGATGACAAGTGTCGGCTTCAAGGAACGATTCGAGATCGTAGTGGTCAGTTGCGGTCGGTAACCAGCGCGGCGTTTCTTCCGCTTAGAGCGTGGCGTCTCATCGTGATGAAGGCGGACGGTGATCACCTGCGGGTGTACGTGGACGGTCAACTCGTGGCATCGGTGCCGTGCGCGACAGTGGCCACCAGCGCAACTGAAACGGTCTGGTTTGGAACCGACGCCGAAGGAGCGGGGCTTTGGGATGGCCGCATCGATGAACTGGCGATGTTCGATCAAGCGCTCAGCGACAGCGAAATTGCTGGTCTTTACCAGGCTGCATTGGCACAGATGGCGAAACCAAAATGA
- a CDS encoding agarase — translation MSWRYGACSNSMKHLIVNAALCIVLLGAFFQTALAEEKSIPKTTEPLLIEAKKKPHQEWVPRETYTIRQLSGYQAKPDPEYSRYGGMVGTQFPATGFFYTKKYNDRWWLVDPEGHLCIHKAVCSVSPGGSDAFTQNRRTKFGSEEDWAEATTTLLKELGFNGSASWSDNPLLQSTTNRPVYTQKWSFMASYAKQRGIAKMGSGNHKYDGNVIPVFDPDFEAFADEYANQLAETKDDPYLLGHFSDNEMPLKPDALDLCLQLDSGDASYQAAIDWLRDRKGREDVEPDDISEKDRDAFYEYYLERYFTVVSAAIKKYDPNHLYIGIRLIGVSDNETMMRTYGKYADVLSINWYGDWMLPCERMGNWAKWADRPFIISEWYAKGHDVPGLTNESGAGWLVKTQKERGYYYQNMALNLLARKNNVGWHWFKYADNDPDDLATDPSNRNSNKGIVNVEYEPYTDLVDVMKELNTQAYRLIEFFDDASYSDASSPAVPKHSTVTR, via the coding sequence ATGTCATGGCGTTATGGTGCGTGCAGCAACAGTATGAAACACTTAATAGTCAACGCTGCTTTGTGCATTGTCTTGCTCGGTGCGTTTTTCCAAACGGCACTTGCAGAAGAGAAGAGCATTCCGAAAACCACTGAACCGCTTCTGATTGAAGCGAAAAAGAAGCCGCATCAAGAATGGGTTCCTAGGGAGACGTATACGATTAGGCAATTGTCTGGCTACCAAGCGAAACCTGACCCCGAGTACAGCCGTTACGGTGGGATGGTGGGCACGCAATTCCCGGCCACCGGATTCTTCTATACGAAAAAGTACAATGACCGCTGGTGGTTGGTTGATCCGGAGGGACATCTCTGCATCCACAAAGCAGTTTGCAGCGTGAGTCCTGGGGGAAGTGATGCTTTCACGCAAAACCGGCGGACAAAATTTGGCTCTGAAGAAGACTGGGCTGAAGCGACGACCACCTTGCTCAAGGAACTCGGCTTCAACGGTTCGGCCTCCTGGTCAGACAACCCTCTGCTGCAATCCACAACGAACCGTCCTGTGTATACGCAGAAATGGAGCTTCATGGCTTCGTATGCCAAGCAGCGGGGCATCGCCAAGATGGGGTCGGGAAACCACAAATACGATGGAAACGTGATCCCCGTGTTCGATCCGGATTTTGAGGCGTTTGCTGATGAGTACGCAAATCAGTTGGCGGAAACCAAGGACGATCCGTATCTACTTGGCCATTTTTCAGACAATGAGATGCCGTTGAAACCGGACGCCCTTGATCTGTGTCTTCAACTCGATTCGGGTGATGCGAGCTATCAGGCAGCGATCGATTGGCTGCGGGATCGAAAAGGCCGGGAAGATGTCGAACCAGATGACATTTCGGAGAAAGACCGCGATGCGTTCTACGAATACTATCTCGAACGATACTTCACGGTTGTTTCCGCCGCCATCAAGAAATACGATCCTAACCACCTTTACATCGGCATTCGTCTCATCGGCGTCAGCGACAACGAGACCATGATGCGGACCTACGGGAAGTACGCTGATGTTCTAAGCATCAACTGGTACGGCGATTGGATGCTCCCCTGCGAACGAATGGGAAATTGGGCCAAATGGGCCGATCGACCCTTCATCATCTCGGAGTGGTACGCCAAGGGGCACGATGTGCCCGGCCTGACGAACGAGTCGGGCGCCGGATGGCTCGTCAAGACGCAGAAGGAGCGTGGTTATTATTACCAGAATATGGCGTTGAACCTCTTGGCTCGAAAGAACAACGTCGGATGGCATTGGTTCAAATACGCGGACAACGATCCCGACGATCTGGCGACGGACCCGTCCAACCGAAATTCAAACAAAGGAATCGTCAACGTAGAATACGAACCGTACACGGATCTTGTTGATGTAATGAAAGAGTTAAACACGCAGGCTTACCGACTGATTGAATTCTTCGACGATGCTTCCTATTCAGACGCTTCGTCCCCGGCAGTTCCCAAACACTCGACTGTCACCCGCTGA
- a CDS encoding putative glycoside hydrolase: MAAVGYGADFTWTGAVDCNWNVSGNWSTGRVPGTQPGDRVLLNVRKAAPVVATLVEADNPCSLQLNDDALLEVTHSGLRCDNVVLGAVGGGHLLLRGRGAAVMTVEGDLRIGQSRSATSASSVKLRTGRLTVGGELYIGNGLVDFYGHAPEIVAKDFTVSENGTLRFDFNNKPVGTIQVLDHLSIAKGARLEIDLRGYTMGGNELELIRFGSAEGSFEPADIAIKGLGGGVVTMDGDSLNLTVVDDVAARSSTLWFVTTGGNGTNVLDLQINTGRRIRNLSSPDLSYSAATDGDDRIYSVRWSGSDFDGDGANDKVTFDLRVEGFVDSTYRYDPNTEASSMTALGEMATVSGGSAGWGVGNDMDLDAGETLRFSVENLKLSTRGGGEVGRFVGMQMVEVQGGNNHVLMVGEGEGLESWRWSNNLGIGFNPEYPLLVTSGANSKVAVNQVALKLIVSDLPDHLDSETDDYSLYPTGPQHLSNYPKVTKRRHPEFSWDTLPMTARVNSRKALPASYAKTMATTYAKIGLGGNSFYGSKFKDEGVRKMAALLKSYNPDVLLTTYRNAGIHFTGFSADKALNKEEWFEYTLDENGKRKYITYSGNQNAYNHDHPDLRKWWVDTAVDLMNDPNIDGIFIDKANGGDEPFQNEKGEIVAPEGKVQSYIDLKARISEDAFLTGNILRTNRPGGNRELLHIFNGTYLESWEQVNGDCLVTMTETDTVCASLQLIREARVKGFDVFTNFRELKWHRMNSRDERVDKLVAAGREEEVREGMKQALQFPLAFYLITAEPYSYFQYQTSTDPEMPEFCWNAKTHFDEFRNPLGKPLGPPVKDGYVYTRSFEHVDVWLDVENKKSRLTWDWIPIAQSQAVDVLQDTPKAITLTGSNPRKTNLTFKVFEFGQPAGGKLSGKAPNLVYTPNPGFTGKDSFAFKTYNDMAESLLGTVSIEVAPTGSQKHQ; encoded by the coding sequence TTGGCCGCTGTCGGCTATGGAGCGGATTTCACCTGGACTGGTGCCGTTGACTGTAACTGGAATGTGTCCGGCAATTGGTCGACAGGGCGGGTTCCGGGAACGCAGCCCGGAGATCGGGTCCTGCTGAACGTTCGAAAAGCTGCGCCGGTCGTGGCGACTCTGGTAGAAGCAGACAATCCGTGTTCATTGCAGTTGAACGATGACGCTTTGCTTGAGGTGACACATAGCGGGTTGCGATGCGACAACGTTGTTCTGGGAGCAGTCGGTGGCGGGCATCTTTTGCTGCGAGGACGTGGCGCTGCTGTCATGACCGTCGAAGGTGATCTGCGAATCGGACAATCTCGTTCGGCGACTTCAGCTTCGTCGGTGAAGCTGAGAACCGGCAGACTGACCGTTGGCGGCGAACTTTATATTGGCAACGGTTTGGTGGATTTCTACGGGCATGCGCCTGAGATCGTTGCGAAAGATTTTACCGTGTCTGAAAATGGGACGCTGCGGTTCGATTTTAACAACAAGCCTGTCGGAACCATTCAAGTCTTGGATCACCTCTCCATCGCCAAAGGTGCCAGGCTGGAGATTGACCTTCGCGGGTACACCATGGGCGGGAATGAGCTTGAGCTGATCCGATTCGGTTCAGCGGAAGGCTCGTTTGAGCCAGCCGACATTGCGATCAAGGGGCTCGGCGGAGGTGTCGTCACCATGGATGGGGACAGCCTGAATCTGACAGTGGTTGATGATGTCGCCGCGAGATCGAGCACGTTGTGGTTTGTTACAACGGGAGGAAACGGAACCAATGTTTTGGATCTACAGATCAATACCGGGCGGCGCATCCGCAATCTCTCATCTCCCGATCTGAGCTATTCTGCCGCGACTGACGGAGATGACAGAATCTATTCAGTGCGTTGGTCGGGTTCCGACTTTGATGGCGACGGTGCCAATGACAAAGTGACTTTCGATTTGCGCGTGGAAGGCTTTGTCGACTCGACCTATCGCTACGATCCCAACACCGAAGCCTCTTCCATGACAGCGCTTGGCGAAATGGCGACTGTTAGCGGTGGCAGCGCCGGATGGGGCGTGGGGAATGATATGGATTTGGACGCCGGAGAAACGCTGCGTTTCAGCGTGGAAAACCTGAAACTGTCGACTCGAGGAGGGGGCGAAGTCGGGCGTTTCGTTGGAATGCAAATGGTCGAGGTTCAAGGCGGTAACAACCATGTTCTGATGGTCGGTGAAGGAGAGGGACTGGAGTCATGGAGATGGAGTAACAATTTAGGGATAGGGTTTAATCCGGAATATCCATTGCTTGTTACGTCCGGTGCCAATTCGAAAGTCGCTGTGAATCAGGTTGCGTTGAAGTTAATCGTTTCGGATCTGCCGGATCATCTGGATAGCGAAACGGACGATTATTCTTTGTATCCGACGGGGCCGCAGCATCTGAGCAATTATCCGAAAGTGACCAAGCGGCGGCATCCAGAGTTTTCCTGGGATACGCTTCCGATGACGGCCCGAGTCAATAGCCGGAAGGCGCTGCCCGCATCCTATGCCAAGACGATGGCAACGACGTATGCGAAAATAGGGCTGGGCGGAAACAGTTTTTATGGAAGTAAATTCAAAGACGAGGGGGTCCGGAAAATGGCTGCCCTGCTGAAATCGTATAACCCCGATGTACTGCTCACCACCTACCGTAATGCGGGCATTCACTTCACTGGTTTCTCGGCGGACAAGGCGCTCAATAAAGAAGAGTGGTTTGAGTATACGCTCGATGAGAACGGTAAGCGAAAGTACATCACGTATAGTGGAAATCAGAATGCCTACAACCATGATCATCCTGACTTGCGAAAATGGTGGGTGGATACTGCTGTCGATCTCATGAATGACCCCAACATTGATGGGATTTTCATTGATAAGGCCAATGGGGGTGATGAGCCTTTTCAAAATGAAAAGGGCGAAATCGTGGCGCCGGAAGGAAAGGTGCAGTCCTATATCGATCTGAAGGCCAGAATTTCAGAAGACGCGTTTCTTACGGGGAACATTCTGCGTACGAACCGTCCGGGAGGAAACCGCGAGCTTCTTCATATTTTCAATGGCACCTATCTAGAAAGCTGGGAACAGGTAAACGGTGACTGTCTGGTGACCATGACCGAGACCGATACCGTTTGTGCCAGCCTGCAACTGATCCGTGAGGCGCGGGTAAAGGGCTTTGACGTGTTCACGAATTTTCGGGAGCTCAAATGGCATAGAATGAATAGCAGAGATGAGCGAGTTGATAAGCTCGTCGCTGCAGGACGAGAGGAAGAGGTCCGTGAGGGGATGAAACAAGCCTTGCAGTTTCCGTTGGCCTTTTACCTGATTACGGCAGAGCCCTATTCCTATTTCCAGTATCAGACGAGCACGGATCCTGAGATGCCGGAATTCTGCTGGAATGCTAAAACGCATTTTGACGAGTTCCGCAATCCGCTCGGAAAGCCACTCGGCCCTCCGGTCAAAGACGGTTACGTTTATACCCGTTCCTTTGAGCATGTGGATGTCTGGCTGGATGTCGAAAATAAAAAGTCACGCCTGACCTGGGACTGGATACCGATCGCCCAATCGCAAGCGGTCGATGTTCTACAAGACACGCCGAAAGCGATTACGCTAACCGGTTCCAACCCTCGGAAAACGAACCTGACGTTCAAGGTGTTTGAGTTTGGCCAACCCGCCGGCGGAAAGCTCTCGGGCAAAGCCCCGAACCTGGTCTATACACCGAACCCCGGGTTTACCGGCAAGGATAGCTTTGCCTTTAAAACCTACAACGACATGGCCGAGAGCCTACTCGGTACCGTGTCCATTGAGGTGGCCCCTACCGGTTCGCAGAAACATCAGTGA
- a CDS encoding sulfatase-like hydrolase/transferase — protein sequence MNNSFSVVAGAFLASLALIALATDTQAAADRPPNILFILTDDQGYGDLGCYGSTTIDTPNIDRLCAEGMKFESFYVHNRCSPTRAALMTGCHAHRVGVDNVVYRRERIGLHADEITIAELLQKAGYSTGMVGKWHLGEWDAFNPVNHGFASFFGFMESGEGKSTAIYRNREIVEHVKGKTDGVHSPKLLAAGIDFIRASKNRPFFLYYASPLPHTKWIPNERFAGTSKHGTYGDVVQEIDWQVGELMETLDELGIAENTLVIFASDNGPQLNVEGYGSAGVLRDGKWTNFEGGIRVPCNMRWPSVIPAGSMNNEITGIIDMLPTFCALAGVDVPSDRVIDGRNILPYMRGEDLDSPIHETFIVPGATVRHGDWKLLVKGQSPGGGKSDRVGKTDRIPAKAGSLFNLNEDLGETTDLSAQHPEKVQELTKTMNVFMEELETNSRPVGELPSISTRQTN from the coding sequence ATGAACAACTCCTTCTCAGTGGTGGCAGGAGCGTTCCTCGCTTCGCTGGCGCTCATTGCTTTAGCCACAGACACTCAGGCGGCGGCTGATCGACCACCAAACATCCTTTTTATCCTTACCGACGATCAAGGGTATGGCGACTTGGGGTGCTACGGTTCAACGACGATTGACACGCCCAACATCGACAGGCTCTGTGCGGAAGGTATGAAGTTCGAGAGCTTCTATGTGCATAATCGTTGCTCGCCGACTCGCGCCGCCTTGATGACTGGGTGCCATGCACACAGGGTGGGTGTGGATAACGTGGTTTACAGACGCGAGAGAATTGGCCTCCACGCCGATGAAATCACGATCGCCGAATTGCTTCAGAAGGCGGGCTATTCGACCGGCATGGTTGGTAAATGGCATCTGGGCGAATGGGATGCTTTCAATCCGGTCAATCACGGCTTTGCCTCCTTTTTTGGCTTCATGGAAAGTGGCGAAGGCAAGTCAACCGCGATCTATCGAAATAGAGAGATTGTCGAACACGTCAAAGGGAAGACCGACGGAGTACACTCACCGAAGCTGCTGGCTGCCGGAATCGACTTCATTCGGGCCAGCAAGAATCGGCCGTTCTTCCTGTACTACGCCTCTCCGCTTCCGCACACAAAGTGGATTCCAAACGAGAGATTCGCTGGAACTTCCAAGCACGGGACCTACGGCGACGTCGTTCAGGAGATCGACTGGCAGGTGGGCGAATTGATGGAGACGCTCGACGAATTGGGAATCGCCGAGAACACGCTCGTTATCTTCGCATCGGATAACGGCCCGCAACTGAATGTGGAGGGCTACGGCAGCGCGGGCGTCCTTCGCGATGGGAAGTGGACCAACTTCGAGGGCGGTATTCGAGTTCCCTGTAACATGCGTTGGCCCAGCGTGATTCCCGCAGGTTCCATGAACAACGAAATCACCGGCATCATCGACATGCTTCCGACGTTCTGTGCTCTGGCCGGAGTCGACGTTCCGTCCGATCGCGTCATCGATGGACGCAACATCTTGCCCTATATGCGAGGCGAGGATTTGGATTCACCAATTCACGAGACGTTCATCGTTCCGGGGGCGACCGTTCGCCACGGAGATTGGAAACTGCTCGTCAAAGGACAATCGCCCGGTGGCGGAAAATCCGATCGAGTCGGCAAGACGGATCGCATTCCCGCCAAAGCCGGTTCACTTTTCAACTTGAATGAGGATCTCGGAGAAACAACCGATCTCTCGGCGCAACACCCAGAGAAGGTTCAAGAGCTGACGAAAACAATGAACGTTTTCATGGAGGAGCTTGAGACCAATTCACGGCCAGTCGGCGAGCTTCCAAGCATTTCAACTAGACAGACCAATTAA
- a CDS encoding 3-keto-disaccharide hydrolase yields MWNVSLFRLRLPAWPQHARWTTFVLLITLLTATSQAAEGQWQVLFDGTSLDGWKPSSDNTQFKLVDGVIVGSSSGQTQFLYTEKEYADFELEFEVKLHDLDFNSGVQIRTSLIRVNERGDERPSVHGPQVDLGKSPGRSGYIFNQGNGSWVTPVADLVRNSQMINGEWNKVRVLAAGRKIQTWINGEQVSDLTVPGEIHERYSQGVIALQAHGVKNPEEKTRHVSFRSIRVRRIESAK; encoded by the coding sequence ATGTGGAATGTATCTCTCTTTCGACTTCGGCTACCGGCGTGGCCGCAGCACGCCCGTTGGACGACTTTCGTACTTCTGATCACACTGCTGACGGCAACGTCTCAAGCCGCTGAAGGGCAGTGGCAGGTGCTCTTCGACGGGACCAGTCTCGATGGCTGGAAGCCGTCGAGCGACAACACGCAGTTCAAGCTAGTCGACGGCGTCATTGTTGGATCGAGTTCGGGGCAGACGCAGTTCCTGTACACCGAGAAGGAGTACGCAGATTTTGAGCTTGAATTTGAAGTCAAGCTGCATGATCTGGACTTTAACTCTGGAGTGCAAATCCGCACCAGCTTGATCCGCGTGAATGAGCGCGGAGACGAACGACCGTCCGTGCATGGCCCGCAGGTCGATCTAGGGAAATCACCTGGCCGCTCGGGCTACATCTTCAACCAAGGAAATGGAAGCTGGGTCACGCCCGTAGCGGACCTGGTCCGCAACAGCCAGATGATCAATGGAGAGTGGAACAAAGTCCGTGTCCTCGCGGCCGGTCGGAAGATTCAAACGTGGATCAACGGCGAACAAGTCAGCGACTTGACGGTCCCGGGCGAAATCCACGAGCGATACTCTCAGGGCGTGATTGCTCTGCAAGCCCACGGCGTGAAAAATCCAGAGGAGAAGACTCGGCACGTGTCGTTTCGATCCATTCGCGTTCGCAGAATCGAATCCGCGAAGTAA
- a CDS encoding Gfo/Idh/MocA family protein, producing the protein MSLSLPTNTRRDFLKTAATASLLATPSFVHSSALAAPARPGANDKIRVGLIGAGNRAKWLSRCMSRETHRAELIAVCDCHLPQVDVLAADYEQNAKVKPQWAAYQNYEEMYDTEDLDAVIIATPDHARVRAAILACMKGLDIYAEKPLHFSVPEGRALVEAVRKHNRVLQVGTQQRSTANNIYSCKFVREGGLGKVDTILVMNYSGAQPATGLQSQAIPEGMDWNRFCAQAPLLDYNENLHRKWRRYDAFTGGPICDRGAHALDMVHLAMGWENVAPTRIVPTTPADNDWERGVRLYYPDGTVVRLESKDGPAFGGIFIGQRGKIEINRGRFACNPNDLLAPYEGPETENHVANWLDCVQSREEPNAPVEVGHLITSVSHLINICRFVGRPIEWDATKEQITNDKEANDLLVKVRRPEFALPTS; encoded by the coding sequence ATGAGTCTCTCGCTTCCCACGAACACACGGCGTGACTTTCTAAAAACGGCTGCCACGGCATCGCTACTGGCGACACCGTCGTTTGTTCATTCGTCCGCGCTAGCAGCACCCGCCCGTCCTGGCGCAAATGATAAGATCCGCGTCGGGCTCATTGGGGCGGGTAATCGGGCCAAGTGGCTGTCACGCTGTATGTCTCGGGAGACACATCGCGCGGAGTTGATCGCCGTTTGCGACTGTCACCTCCCACAGGTCGATGTGCTCGCCGCCGACTACGAGCAAAACGCCAAGGTCAAGCCCCAGTGGGCCGCCTATCAGAACTACGAGGAGATGTACGACACGGAAGACCTGGATGCGGTGATCATTGCGACGCCCGATCATGCTCGCGTGCGCGCCGCGATCCTGGCATGCATGAAAGGCCTGGACATCTACGCGGAGAAGCCGCTGCACTTCAGCGTTCCCGAAGGTCGAGCGCTGGTAGAGGCCGTCCGCAAGCACAATCGCGTCCTTCAGGTGGGAACGCAGCAGCGAAGCACGGCCAACAACATCTATTCCTGTAAATTCGTGCGAGAGGGAGGGCTGGGCAAGGTCGACACGATTCTCGTCATGAACTATTCGGGGGCCCAACCGGCCACAGGCTTACAGTCGCAGGCCATTCCGGAAGGCATGGACTGGAATCGCTTTTGCGCACAGGCCCCCTTGTTGGATTACAACGAGAACCTGCACCGCAAATGGCGTCGCTACGACGCTTTCACGGGCGGCCCGATTTGTGATCGCGGGGCCCATGCTCTCGACATGGTGCACTTGGCCATGGGGTGGGAGAACGTGGCGCCGACGCGCATCGTGCCGACCACGCCGGCGGACAACGACTGGGAACGTGGCGTGCGACTCTATTATCCCGATGGCACAGTCGTCCGGCTTGAGAGCAAGGATGGTCCGGCCTTTGGCGGCATCTTCATCGGCCAGCGGGGCAAGATCGAGATCAATCGTGGGCGTTTCGCCTGTAATCCGAACGACCTGCTGGCGCCGTATGAAGGTCCGGAGACGGAAAACCATGTCGCGAACTGGCTCGACTGCGTTCAATCTCGAGAGGAGCCAAACGCCCCGGTCGAGGTCGGACACCTCATCACGAGTGTCTCTCACTTGATCAATATTTGTCGCTTCGTCGGCCGTCCGATCGAGTGGGATGCGACCAAAGAGCAGATTACGAACGACAAAGAGGCGAACGATTTACTGGTCAAGGTCCGTCGCCCGGAATTCGCCCTGCCGACTTCCTAG
- a CDS encoding sulfatase-like hydrolase/transferase — protein MAVALLWLLSISYAHAAAPRPNILFIMVDDLGKEWISCYGAEGIQTPNIDKLAATGMKFNNAWCIRRFAGMVRYSNKRLGRVVRGGKAKMSEQNGTAMPFIVSCPGTVPAGIETDALIDFSDMLPTFAELGGGELPKGRWQVLRTFATWQGG, from the coding sequence ATGGCGGTCGCGCTGCTATGGTTGCTCTCGATCTCATACGCTCACGCCGCCGCGCCTCGCCCTAATATCCTTTTCATCATGGTCGATGACCTGGGCAAGGAATGGATCAGTTGCTACGGAGCCGAGGGAATTCAGACGCCGAACATCGACAAGCTTGCCGCAACCGGCATGAAGTTCAACAACGCGTGGTGCATACGGCGATTCGCGGGTATGGTGCGATACAGCAACAAGCGTCTCGGGCGGGTCGTGCGAGGTGGCAAAGCGAAGATGAGTGAACAGAACGGCACGGCCATGCCGTTCATCGTCAGTTGCCCGGGCACAGTGCCCGCTGGGATTGAGACCGATGCCTTGATCGACTTCTCCGACATGCTCCCGACCTTCGCCGAACTCGGCGGCGGCGAGCTACCGAAGGGTCGATGGCAAGTCCTTCGCACCTTTGCTACTTGGCAAGGCGGATGA